A window from Actimicrobium sp. CCC2.4 encodes these proteins:
- a CDS encoding BMP family ABC transporter substrate-binding protein, with product MFKNVVRGAVSAAALLSVSAFAAEPLGVGFVYVSPIGDAGWTTQHDIGRKEMEKNLGAKVKTKFVENVPEGADAERVISDLAQQGNKLIITTSFGYMNPTLKVAKQYPDVKFIHLTGYKTAANVGIANARFYEARYLAGVLAAKMSTTHVAGYVAAFPIPEVLQGINAFTRGMRSIDPKAEVKVIWVNSWFDPGKERDATLTLIGQGADVVTNHTDSTAVMQAAEEKGKYAVAYHSDMKKFGPRAQLGAVTHHWGAYYTQQAQAVIDGKWKPTSVWGGIKDGMVKFENISAAVPADVKLLVATKEKEIVAGTLTPFAGPVKDNEGKVRLEKGPMSDDALSKMDYYVEGVAGKLPAK from the coding sequence ATGTTTAAAAATGTCGTCCGTGGCGCTGTTTCCGCCGCTGCCCTGCTGTCGGTCAGCGCCTTTGCCGCCGAGCCGCTCGGGGTCGGGTTTGTCTACGTCAGCCCGATCGGCGACGCCGGCTGGACTACCCAGCACGACATCGGCCGCAAGGAGATGGAAAAAAATCTCGGTGCCAAGGTCAAGACCAAGTTTGTCGAGAACGTGCCCGAAGGCGCCGACGCCGAACGCGTCATCAGCGACCTCGCCCAGCAAGGCAACAAGCTGATTATCACGACCTCGTTTGGTTACATGAACCCGACCCTGAAAGTCGCCAAACAATATCCGGACGTCAAGTTCATCCACCTGACCGGCTACAAGACCGCCGCCAACGTCGGCATCGCCAATGCGCGCTTCTATGAAGCACGGTATCTGGCTGGCGTGCTGGCGGCAAAAATGTCGACCACCCACGTGGCCGGTTACGTCGCCGCCTTCCCGATTCCCGAAGTGCTGCAGGGGATCAACGCCTTCACGCGCGGCATGCGCAGCATCGACCCGAAAGCCGAAGTCAAGGTCATCTGGGTCAACAGCTGGTTCGATCCGGGCAAGGAACGCGACGCGACATTGACGCTGATCGGGCAGGGCGCTGACGTCGTCACCAACCACACCGACTCGACCGCCGTGATGCAGGCAGCCGAAGAAAAAGGCAAGTACGCGGTGGCCTACCATTCCGACATGAAAAAGTTCGGCCCGAGAGCCCAGCTTGGCGCGGTGACCCATCACTGGGGTGCGTACTACACTCAGCAAGCGCAAGCCGTCATCGATGGCAAGTGGAAGCCGACCAGTGTCTGGGGCGGCATCAAGGATGGCATGGTCAAGTTCGAAAACATCAGCGCCGCCGTACCCGCCGATGTGAAATTGCTGGTTGCCACGAAAGAGAAAGAAATCGTCGCCGGTACCCTCACGCCATTCGCCGGTCCGGTCAAGGATAACGAAGGCAAGGTCCGGCTGGAAAAAGGCCCGATGAGTGATGACGCGCTGAGCAAGATGGATTATTACGTTGAAGGCGTGGCGGGGAAATTGCCGGCGAAGTAA
- a CDS encoding ABC transporter permease gives MESFAPLIAASINAGTPLLLAALGLLINEKSGVVNLGAEGMMLMAAVIGFAITIHTGSVPLGFVAGALAGALLAGFFALMTVWLGANQYATGLALSLFGAGASAYIGISYVGQSLSNTRSAVPLLGDIPFLGAALFRQHPMVYLSMALCGAIIWFLYRTRAGLILRAVGESPASAHALGYNVRRIRLSALLFGGACCGLAGAFLSLVYTPLWVEGMVAGRGWIALALTTFATWRPARVLSGAYLFGGVTILTFHLQGLGVPIASQLLSMLPYLATIVVLVLISRNANWIRLNMPASLGKNFNPNQ, from the coding sequence ATGGAATCCTTTGCGCCGCTGATTGCGGCATCGATCAATGCCGGCACGCCTTTGCTGCTGGCCGCGCTCGGTTTGCTGATCAATGAAAAATCCGGCGTCGTCAACCTCGGTGCCGAAGGCATGATGCTGATGGCCGCCGTGATCGGCTTTGCGATCACGATCCACACCGGCAGCGTGCCGCTGGGTTTCGTGGCCGGTGCGCTGGCCGGTGCGCTGCTGGCCGGCTTCTTTGCGCTGATGACGGTCTGGCTCGGTGCCAACCAATATGCAACCGGACTGGCGCTGTCGCTGTTCGGCGCCGGCGCATCGGCCTATATCGGCATCAGCTACGTCGGCCAGAGCCTGAGCAACACCCGCTCCGCCGTGCCCTTGCTGGGTGATATCCCGTTCCTCGGTGCCGCGCTGTTCCGCCAGCATCCGATGGTGTATCTGTCGATGGCGCTGTGCGGCGCGATCATCTGGTTTTTGTACCGCACCCGCGCCGGCCTGATCCTGCGCGCGGTCGGCGAGTCGCCGGCGTCGGCCCATGCGCTCGGCTACAACGTGCGCCGCATCCGGCTGTCGGCGCTGCTGTTTGGCGGTGCCTGCTGCGGGCTGGCCGGGGCGTTTTTGTCGCTGGTCTACACGCCGTTGTGGGTCGAGGGGATGGTGGCCGGTCGCGGCTGGATCGCCCTGGCTCTGACCACCTTCGCGACCTGGCGGCCGGCACGTGTACTCAGTGGTGCCTACCTGTTCGGCGGCGTCACCATCCTGACCTTTCACCTGCAAGGGCTGGGCGTACCGATCGCGTCGCAACTGCTGTCGATGCTGCCGTATCTGGCGACCATCGTCGTGCTGGTGCTGATCTCGCGCAATGCGAACTGGATCCGCCTGAACATGCCGGCATCGCTCGGGAAGAATTTCAATCCGAATCAGTAG
- a CDS encoding ABC transporter permease has product MLRLEARAHPSTLMAWCSPLLAVLLTVLCGALLFIALGKNPLTGLAVFFIEPLKNVRGWTEVGVKVAPLLMIAIGLAVCFRANVFNIGAEGQLVVGAISGGAAALYFDDGSGGGPLLITAVLVAGMLGGMAWAAITAFLRDRFNTSEILVSLMLVYVAQLLLSYLVHGVLKDPDGFNFPQSKMFSDGFLLPILVPHTRLHIGILLALGAALLGWIFLSKSFAGLRLQIGGMAPLAARYAGFSSRKSLWTAMLVCGALSGLAGVCEVIGPIGQLTPSVSPGYGFAAIIVAYVGRLHPVGVIFSSFIMALFYIGGELAQSRLGMPSAITGVFQGILLFALLACDVLIRYHLRWRK; this is encoded by the coding sequence ATGCTCCGGCTTGAGGCGCGCGCCCATCCGTCGACGCTGATGGCGTGGTGCTCGCCGCTGCTGGCGGTGCTGCTGACGGTACTGTGCGGCGCGCTGCTGTTCATCGCGCTGGGCAAGAATCCGCTGACCGGGCTGGCGGTATTTTTTATCGAGCCGCTGAAAAATGTGCGCGGCTGGACCGAAGTCGGCGTCAAGGTCGCGCCGCTACTGATGATTGCGATCGGGCTGGCAGTGTGCTTCCGGGCCAACGTATTCAATATCGGGGCCGAAGGCCAGCTGGTGGTCGGCGCGATCAGCGGTGGCGCAGCCGCACTGTATTTTGACGACGGCTCCGGCGGCGGACCGCTGCTGATCACGGCGGTGCTGGTGGCCGGCATGCTGGGCGGGATGGCGTGGGCGGCGATCACCGCGTTCCTGCGCGACCGCTTCAATACCAGCGAAATCCTGGTGTCGCTGATGCTGGTGTATGTCGCGCAGCTGCTGCTGAGCTACCTCGTGCATGGCGTGCTGAAAGATCCGGACGGCTTCAATTTTCCGCAATCGAAAATGTTTTCCGACGGCTTCCTGCTGCCGATTCTGGTGCCGCATACGCGCCTGCATATCGGTATCCTGCTGGCGCTGGGCGCGGCACTGCTGGGCTGGATATTCCTGTCGAAGAGCTTCGCCGGCCTGCGCCTGCAGATCGGTGGCATGGCACCGCTGGCAGCGCGCTACGCCGGTTTCTCGTCGCGCAAATCGCTGTGGACAGCGATGCTGGTCTGCGGTGCGCTGTCCGGACTGGCCGGTGTCTGCGAAGTCATCGGGCCGATCGGGCAACTGACGCCGTCGGTCTCGCCCGGCTACGGTTTTGCGGCCATCATCGTCGCGTATGTCGGTCGGCTGCATCCGGTCGGCGTGATTTTTTCGAGCTTCATCATGGCGCTGTTTTACATCGGTGGCGAGCTGGCGCAATCGCGTCTGGGCATGCCGAGCGCAATCACGGGCGTGTTCCAGGGCATCCTGCTGTTTGCCTTGCTGGCCTGCGATGTCCTGATCCGCTATCACCTGCGCTGGAGAAAATAA
- a CDS encoding ABC transporter ATP-binding protein, with amino-acid sequence MPPRLTLRAMTKRYPAVIANDRIDLTVQAGEIHAVLGENGAGKSTLMKIIYGAVKPDAGELCWNGAVTTIDNPSAARQLGIAMVFQHFSLFDTLTVVENIALGLPKGTRLDELALRITAVAAEYGLELEPQRHVHTLSVGECQRVEIVRALLAKPQLLILDEPTSVLTPQAVEKLFGTLRKLAAEGCSILYISHKLDEIRALCHTCTVMRGGKVTGVCDPRNETAASLSRMMIGTEPPAMQHVAREPGATVLEVNGLSLPKNHPFATALSAISFEVRAGEILGIAGVSGNGQQELLAALSGEDPRADAAMIVLHEQAVGRLNAAGRRALGMGFVPEERLGRGAVPELSLALNVLLSHQTATTVRGGMVRLKAIADIAASVIARFNVKAAGPQAAANSLSGGNLQKYIVGREILRAPTMLLVAQPTWGVDVGAAAQIRAELLALRDAGCALLVISEELDELFEIADRLIVIAKGRVSPAIPRADATIDQIGQWMSGLWDDAGKEAAHAPA; translated from the coding sequence ATGCCGCCCCGCCTGACGCTGCGTGCGATGACCAAACGCTATCCGGCCGTGATTGCCAATGACCGCATCGACCTGACCGTGCAAGCGGGCGAGATCCATGCCGTGCTCGGTGAAAACGGTGCCGGCAAATCGACGCTGATGAAGATCATCTACGGCGCCGTCAAGCCCGATGCCGGCGAGCTCTGCTGGAATGGCGCAGTCACCACGATCGATAATCCGTCGGCTGCGCGCCAGCTCGGCATTGCGATGGTGTTCCAGCATTTTTCGCTGTTCGACACGCTCACCGTGGTCGAAAACATTGCGCTCGGTTTGCCGAAGGGCACCCGTCTCGATGAACTGGCGCTGCGCATCACGGCCGTTGCCGCCGAATACGGGCTGGAGCTCGAACCGCAACGCCATGTCCACACGCTGTCAGTCGGCGAATGCCAGCGCGTCGAAATTGTCCGCGCCTTGCTGGCCAAACCGCAATTACTGATCCTCGACGAACCGACCTCGGTGCTCACGCCGCAGGCAGTCGAGAAACTCTTCGGCACCTTGCGCAAGCTGGCCGCCGAAGGCTGCAGCATCCTGTACATCAGCCACAAGCTCGATGAAATCCGCGCGCTGTGCCACACCTGCACCGTCATGCGTGGCGGCAAAGTCACCGGCGTCTGCGATCCGCGCAATGAGACCGCCGCCAGCCTGTCGCGCATGATGATCGGCACCGAGCCGCCGGCGATGCAGCATGTGGCGCGCGAGCCGGGCGCCACGGTGCTGGAGGTCAACGGGCTGTCGCTGCCGAAAAATCATCCGTTCGCGACCGCCTTGTCGGCCATCAGTTTTGAGGTCCGTGCCGGTGAAATCCTCGGCATCGCCGGGGTGTCCGGCAATGGCCAGCAAGAGTTGCTGGCCGCGCTGTCGGGCGAAGATCCGCGTGCCGATGCGGCGATGATTGTGCTGCATGAGCAAGCGGTCGGCCGGCTCAATGCAGCCGGCCGGCGCGCGCTGGGAATGGGGTTTGTGCCCGAAGAACGGCTTGGTCGCGGTGCCGTGCCGGAGCTGTCGCTGGCGCTCAACGTCCTGTTGTCGCATCAGACGGCGACCACTGTGCGGGGTGGCATGGTGCGCCTCAAGGCGATCGCCGATATCGCCGCGTCGGTGATCGCGCGCTTCAATGTGAAAGCCGCTGGTCCGCAGGCTGCTGCCAATAGTCTGTCCGGCGGCAACCTGCAAAAATACATCGTCGGGCGCGAGATCCTGCGCGCGCCGACGATGCTGCTGGTGGCGCAACCGACCTGGGGCGTCGATGTCGGCGCAGCGGCGCAGATCCGCGCCGAACTGCTGGCCCTGCGCGATGCCGGTTGTGCCTTGCTGGTCATTTCCGAGGAGCTGGACGAATTGTTTGAAATTGCCGACCGCCTGATCGTCATTGCCAAGGGACGGGTCTCGCCCGCGATCCCGCGCGCCGATGCCACCATCGACCAGATCGGCCAGTGGATGAGCGGCTTGTGGGACGACGCCGGCAAGGAGGCTGCCCATGCTCCGGCTTGA
- a CDS encoding DUF4164 family protein, which yields MSHPFDTLDYAKRLASAGLPVQQAELQAHLLGDVLGKSVASPDDLDALSQHLSSKMDNQEQRSESKIDNLEQRIESKIDSLEQRIESKIENLEQRIDNKIDSLEQRIESKIDGLEQRIESTVDKLELRVDNKMAVYARNVDTRLTGMTGDITLLKWMTGTTIGLLFTVLFKLFQH from the coding sequence ATGAGCCATCCCTTCGATACACTCGACTATGCAAAGAGACTAGCCTCGGCCGGCTTGCCGGTCCAACAGGCTGAACTGCAAGCGCACTTGCTTGGCGATGTGCTGGGAAAGTCGGTCGCCTCACCAGATGATCTGGATGCACTGAGCCAGCATCTTTCCAGCAAAATGGACAACCAGGAACAACGCAGCGAAAGCAAAATTGACAACCTGGAACAGCGTATCGAAAGCAAAATCGATAGCCTGGAGCAGCGCATCGAAAGCAAAATCGAGAACCTGGAACAACGTATCGACAACAAAATCGACAGCCTTGAACAACGCATCGAAAGCAAAATCGACGGCCTGGAACAACGCATCGAGAGCACAGTGGACAAGCTCGAACTACGCGTCGATAACAAGATGGCCGTCTATGCCCGTAACGTCGATACCCGACTCACCGGAATGACCGGTGACATCACCCTGCTGAAATGGATGACCGGCACCACGATCGGACTGCTCTTCACCGTCCTGTTCAAGCTCTTCCAGCACTAA
- a CDS encoding outer envelope protein, whose protein sequence is MSCLKKSPLVSAAALATLLLAGGAAQAADWSDTYLGYRYGTQFAEPYNQKDISKNIFSLTHASGYKYGTNFLNVDVLLSDSKDPAKTSTSSGAQEIYIVYRHTLDVGKITGSPIAFGPVRGVGITGGFDVNTKNDAGYGSKKRMLVLGPTLMMDVPGFLNLSVLLLKESNQPYFINERYTYKLHPMLSAAWGIPLPVSAVPTSFEGYANFIAAKGKDEVGMGTSPETNIDMQVMFDVGSLSGMGKNTFRLGVEYQYWKNKFGGSASIAGTKASTPMVRLEYHF, encoded by the coding sequence ATGTCCTGTCTCAAGAAAAGCCCGCTTGTTTCCGCCGCTGCCCTCGCTACCCTGTTGCTCGCCGGTGGCGCTGCCCAGGCAGCCGACTGGAGCGATACCTATCTTGGTTACCGTTACGGCACGCAGTTCGCCGAGCCGTACAACCAGAAAGACATCAGCAAGAATATTTTTTCGCTGACCCATGCCAGCGGCTACAAATACGGCACCAACTTTCTGAACGTTGACGTGCTGCTGTCGGACAGCAAGGATCCGGCCAAAACGAGTACTTCCAGTGGTGCGCAAGAAATTTACATCGTGTATCGCCACACGCTGGACGTCGGCAAAATCACCGGATCACCGATCGCGTTCGGTCCGGTCCGCGGCGTCGGCATTACCGGCGGCTTTGATGTCAATACCAAAAACGATGCCGGCTACGGTTCCAAGAAACGCATGCTGGTACTGGGCCCGACGTTGATGATGGATGTGCCCGGCTTCCTGAACCTGAGCGTGCTGTTGCTCAAGGAAAGCAACCAGCCGTATTTCATCAACGAGCGTTATACCTACAAGCTGCATCCGATGCTCAGCGCCGCCTGGGGTATCCCGCTGCCAGTCAGCGCGGTACCGACCTCGTTCGAAGGCTATGCCAATTTCATCGCTGCCAAAGGCAAGGACGAAGTCGGCATGGGCACCTCACCGGAAACCAATATCGACATGCAAGTCATGTTCGATGTCGGTTCGCTGTCCGGCATGGGCAAGAACACGTTCCGTCTGGGCGTCGAATACCAGTATTGGAAAAACAAGTTCGGCGGTTCGGCATCGATCGCCGGCACCAAGGCCAGCACGCCGATGGTTCGACTGGAATACCATTTCTAG
- a CDS encoding dienelactone hydrolase family protein, whose amino-acid sequence MDDHQKQDAASLIGASAFPDGFDRRTFMKVSIGTGFAAAVMPVAAQTMIMTDTDGLTAGTISLTVNGEQVPVYRAQPAGKTKLPVILVISEIFGVHEHIADVARRFAKLGYLALAPDLFVRQGDAKAAISIPELIKSVVSKVPDQQVMTDLDAVVAYAKANGGDTSRMGITGFCWGGRITWLYSAHNPQVRAGVAWYGQLQGTRSALNPMSATELAPALTVPVLGLYGGKDTGISQDSIATMKAALATGKSQSEFVVFPNSGHAFHADYRASYVEADAKEGWKKCLAWFTAHGVA is encoded by the coding sequence ATGGATGATCACCAAAAACAGGACGCCGCCTCCCTGATAGGCGCAAGCGCTTTTCCGGACGGCTTCGACCGGCGCACGTTCATGAAGGTCTCGATCGGTACCGGCTTCGCCGCCGCCGTGATGCCGGTCGCCGCGCAGACGATGATCATGACCGATACCGATGGCCTGACCGCCGGTACCATCAGCCTGACCGTCAATGGCGAACAAGTCCCTGTGTACCGCGCCCAACCGGCTGGCAAAACCAAGCTGCCGGTGATCCTGGTGATCTCCGAAATTTTTGGCGTGCACGAACACATCGCCGATGTCGCGCGGCGCTTTGCCAAGCTCGGTTATCTGGCGCTGGCACCGGACCTGTTCGTACGGCAGGGCGATGCCAAGGCAGCGATATCGATCCCGGAGCTGATCAAGAGCGTCGTCTCGAAAGTGCCGGACCAGCAAGTGATGACCGACCTCGATGCCGTGGTCGCGTATGCAAAAGCCAATGGTGGCGATACCTCACGGATGGGTATCACGGGATTCTGCTGGGGCGGACGGATTACCTGGCTGTATTCGGCGCACAACCCGCAAGTACGCGCCGGTGTGGCGTGGTACGGCCAGTTGCAGGGCACCAGGTCGGCGCTCAATCCGATGTCGGCGACCGAGCTGGCACCGGCGCTGACCGTGCCTGTGCTGGGCCTGTATGGCGGCAAGGACACCGGTATTTCGCAGGACAGTATCGCGACGATGAAGGCCGCGCTGGCCACGGGCAAGAGCCAATCCGAGTTCGTCGTGTTCCCGAATTCAGGGCATGCATTCCATGCCGATTACCGGGCCAGCTATGTCGAGGCGGATGCGAAGGAAGGCTGGAAGAAATGTCTGGCGTGGTTCACTGCGCACGGAGTTGCGTAG
- the polA gene encoding DNA polymerase I, whose amino-acid sequence MQNTLLLVDGSSYLYRAFHALPDLRNKEGAPTGALYGIINMLRRLRSDFPAAYIACVFDAKGKTFRDDLYAEYKAQRASMPEDLARQVDPIHEAVRAMGWPLIMVEGVEADDVIGTLAVDAVRHGMKAVISTGDKDLAQLVNDDVMLINTMSNERLDRDGVLAKFGVPPERIVDYLTLIGDTVDNVPGVSKVGPKTAVKWLTQYGTLDGIVENAATIGGAVGENLRKALDWLPQAKVLITVKTDCDLVDHMVSIPESLQAKEQDPAKMIDLYARFGFKTWLREATAASAEEVVATAAPADAQSGLFDAPAAPAEQRYDTILTEADLDRWLAVIDAAALTSIDTETTSLVPLQAQLVGISLCCEPGVAAYIPVAHRYADAPVQLSRELVLGKLQAWLEDPAKPKVGQNLKYDSHIFANHGITLRGIAHDTMLESYVFESHRSHDMDSLALRHLGRTTITFQEVCGKGASQICFDQVDIARATEYAAEDADITLQLHQAMLPQVTSDEGLLFVYEKIEVPTAVVLQKIERNGVLIDTGILQVQSHELGKRMLEIETSAFELAGQPFNLNSPKQIGEIFFEKLQLPVVKKTPSGAPSTDEEVLAKLAEDYPLPKVLLEYRSLSKLKSTYTDKLPKMIDPTTGRVHTNYAQTVAVTGRLASNEPNLQNIPIRTAEGRRVREAFVAPAGSVIVSADYSQIELRIMAHLSGDANMLRAFADGIDIHRATAAEIFSTGAADVTTEQRRYAKVINFGLIYGMSAFGLAGNLGIERGAAQSYIDKYFARFSGVKQFMDETRLKAKAHGYVETVFGRRLWLPEINSPNGPRRQGAERAAINAPMQGTAADLIKLSMVAVQGWLEADGLKSLMVMQVHDELVLEVPQEELELVRVKLPALMAGVAELKVPLTAEVGIGKNWDEAH is encoded by the coding sequence ATGCAAAATACCCTGCTGTTAGTCGATGGTTCCAGCTACCTGTACCGCGCTTTCCATGCGCTGCCCGATCTGCGCAACAAGGAGGGCGCGCCCACCGGTGCGCTGTACGGGATCATCAACATGCTGCGCCGCTTGCGCAGCGATTTTCCGGCGGCCTACATTGCCTGCGTCTTCGATGCCAAGGGCAAGACCTTCCGCGATGACCTGTATGCCGAATACAAGGCGCAGCGCGCGTCGATGCCTGAGGATCTGGCGCGTCAGGTCGATCCGATCCACGAAGCAGTGCGGGCGATGGGTTGGCCGCTGATCATGGTCGAGGGTGTCGAAGCCGATGACGTCATCGGCACGCTGGCCGTCGACGCGGTCAGGCATGGCATGAAGGCGGTGATCTCGACCGGCGACAAGGACCTCGCGCAACTGGTCAATGACGACGTCATGCTGATCAACACGATGAGCAACGAACGGCTCGATCGCGATGGCGTGCTGGCCAAATTCGGCGTGCCGCCCGAGCGCATCGTCGATTACCTGACCCTGATCGGCGACACCGTCGACAACGTGCCGGGCGTCTCCAAGGTCGGTCCGAAGACCGCCGTCAAATGGCTCACGCAATACGGCACGCTCGATGGCATCGTCGAGAATGCGGCGACCATCGGCGGCGCGGTTGGCGAGAACTTGCGCAAGGCGCTGGACTGGCTGCCGCAAGCCAAGGTGCTGATTACTGTGAAGACCGATTGCGATCTGGTGGACCATATGGTGTCGATCCCGGAATCGCTGCAGGCCAAGGAGCAGGACCCGGCGAAGATGATCGACCTGTATGCGCGCTTCGGGTTCAAGACCTGGCTGCGGGAAGCGACGGCGGCCAGTGCAGAAGAGGTCGTTGCGACTGCCGCACCCGCCGACGCACAAAGCGGCTTGTTCGATGCGCCTGCTGCCCCGGCCGAACAGCGCTACGACACCATCCTGACCGAAGCCGACCTCGATCGCTGGCTGGCCGTCATCGATGCCGCCGCGCTGACTTCCATCGATACTGAAACCACCTCGCTGGTGCCGCTGCAGGCGCAATTGGTCGGTATCTCGTTGTGCTGCGAGCCGGGTGTCGCGGCGTATATTCCGGTCGCGCATCGCTATGCCGATGCGCCTGTGCAGTTGTCGCGCGAACTGGTGCTCGGTAAATTGCAGGCCTGGCTCGAAGATCCGGCCAAGCCCAAGGTCGGCCAGAACCTGAAGTACGACAGCCATATTTTTGCCAACCACGGCATCACCTTGCGCGGCATCGCGCATGACACGATGCTCGAATCGTATGTCTTTGAATCGCACCGCAGCCATGACATGGACAGCCTCGCGCTGCGTCATCTGGGCCGCACCACGATCACCTTCCAGGAAGTCTGCGGCAAGGGCGCCTCGCAAATCTGCTTCGACCAGGTCGACATCGCCCGCGCCACCGAATACGCCGCCGAGGATGCCGACATCACGCTGCAACTGCATCAGGCCATGCTGCCGCAAGTGACCAGCGACGAGGGGCTGCTGTTCGTCTACGAAAAAATCGAAGTGCCGACTGCGGTCGTGCTGCAGAAGATCGAGCGCAACGGCGTGCTGATCGATACCGGCATTTTGCAGGTTCAGTCGCATGAACTCGGCAAGCGGATGCTGGAAATCGAGACCTCGGCCTTTGAGCTCGCCGGCCAGCCCTTCAACCTGAATTCACCGAAGCAGATCGGTGAAATCTTCTTTGAAAAACTGCAGCTGCCGGTGGTCAAGAAGACGCCGTCCGGCGCACCCTCGACCGATGAAGAAGTGCTCGCCAAGCTGGCCGAAGATTACCCGCTGCCGAAAGTGCTGCTCGAATACCGCAGCCTGTCGAAACTGAAATCGACCTACACCGACAAGCTGCCGAAGATGATCGACCCGACCACCGGCCGGGTCCATACCAACTATGCGCAGACGGTGGCCGTGACCGGCCGGCTGGCCTCGAACGAACCGAACCTGCAGAACATCCCGATCCGTACCGCCGAAGGCCGGCGTGTGCGCGAAGCCTTCGTCGCGCCGGCCGGCAGCGTGATCGTCTCGGCCGATTATTCGCAGATCGAATTGCGCATCATGGCGCACCTGTCCGGCGACGCCAACATGCTGCGCGCGTTTGCCGACGGCATCGACATCCATCGTGCTACCGCTGCCGAAATCTTTTCGACTGGCGCTGCCGACGTGACGACTGAGCAGCGTCGCTATGCCAAGGTCATCAACTTCGGCCTGATCTACGGGATGAGCGCGTTCGGGCTGGCCGGCAATCTCGGCATCGAGCGCGGTGCTGCGCAGAGCTACATCGACAAGTACTTCGCGCGCTTTTCCGGGGTCAAGCAATTCATGGACGAGACGCGCCTGAAAGCCAAGGCGCATGGCTATGTCGAGACGGTGTTCGGACGCCGCCTGTGGCTGCCCGAAATCAATTCGCCGAACGGTCCGCGCCGGCAAGGTGCCGAGCGCGCCGCGATCAACGCGCCTATGCAGGGCACGGCGGCTGACCTGATCAAGCTGTCGATGGTGGCAGTGCAGGGCTGGCTCGAAGCCGACGGACTCAAGTCGCTGATGGTGATGCAGGTGCACGATGAACTGGTGCTTGAAGTGCCGCAGGAAGAGCTGGAACTGGTGCGGGTGAAATTGCCGGCGCTGATGGCCGGCGTGGCCGAGCTGAAGGTGCCGCTGACGGCCGAAGTCGGTATCGGCAAGAATTGGGACGAGGCACACTGA